One part of the Streptomyces lienomycini genome encodes these proteins:
- a CDS encoding helix-turn-helix domain-containing protein, with protein sequence MWRVRRPSADPSQSGPPFNALAARRLRAALNMGPEHVAHGIRVSYGLPYVTPDHVVAWERGTVSPVGPELTALAGVLWCSPGELIGRPQSLREHRAARGLAPEDVARAVGLGLPAYQRMEEADDWRGTDRQSAQLANVLGLSLPDFVTVTGREEKLAELLTSAVTTRWQGCVRPIGKLAPLDRRVLENVLQVLHQDYQGRMAATLSWGGGAAGSSAGGRDFLDRIVDHFWTAVQRHP encoded by the coding sequence GTGTGGCGCGTGCGCCGACCCTCAGCCGACCCGAGCCAGTCGGGTCCCCCGTTCAACGCCCTCGCCGCCCGCCGGCTGCGTGCCGCCCTCAACATGGGACCCGAGCACGTCGCCCACGGCATACGGGTCTCGTACGGACTGCCGTACGTCACCCCCGACCACGTCGTCGCCTGGGAGCGGGGGACGGTCTCCCCCGTAGGGCCCGAGCTGACGGCCCTCGCGGGGGTGCTGTGGTGCTCGCCCGGTGAGCTGATCGGCCGGCCGCAGTCCCTGCGCGAGCACCGCGCCGCCCGCGGTCTGGCGCCCGAGGACGTGGCGCGTGCGGTCGGGCTCGGGCTCCCCGCCTACCAGCGGATGGAGGAGGCGGACGACTGGCGCGGCACCGACCGGCAGTCGGCCCAGCTCGCCAACGTGCTCGGCCTCTCGCTGCCCGACTTCGTGACCGTCACCGGGCGCGAGGAGAAGCTGGCCGAGCTGCTGACGAGCGCGGTGACCACCCGCTGGCAGGGCTGTGTCCGCCCGATCGGCAAGCTCGCCCCGCTGGACCGGCGGGTCCTGGAGAACGTCCTCCAGGTACTGCACCAGGACTACCAGGGGCGCATGGCCGCCACCCTCAGCTGGGGCGGCGGCGCGGCCGGCTCCAGCGCCGGGGGCCGGGACTTCCTCGACCGGATCGTGGACCACTTCTGGACGGCGGTGCAACGGCACCCGTGA
- a CDS encoding carbohydrate ABC transporter permease, with product MAHTHAARRNRRRTAADAGLLVVAAAFVLPLAWVVLSALDPHASLRVKVPDGVTLDNFDAVLTPEITFTPLLNSLILCGGATLLTVVCAALAAYPLSRFRSRLNRPFLLTILFATSLPITAIMVPVYALFVRVNMIDTMQGTIFFFAASQLPFAIWLMKNFMDGVPKELEEAAWTDGASSFQSLLRIVLPLMGPGVAVVTVFSFVMMWGNFFVPFMLLLSPDQMPASVSINDFFGNRGMVAYGQLTAFSIVYSTPVVLLYVLISRRLGGGFALGGAVKG from the coding sequence ATGGCCCACACCCACGCCGCCCGGCGCAACCGGCGCCGCACCGCCGCCGACGCCGGGCTGCTGGTGGTGGCCGCGGCCTTCGTGCTGCCGCTGGCCTGGGTGGTGCTGTCCGCCCTCGACCCGCACGCGAGCCTGCGGGTCAAGGTCCCCGACGGGGTCACGCTGGACAACTTCGACGCCGTCCTCACCCCGGAGATCACCTTCACCCCGCTGCTCAACAGCCTCATCCTGTGCGGCGGGGCGACGCTGCTGACGGTGGTGTGCGCGGCGCTGGCGGCGTATCCGCTCTCCCGGTTCCGGTCGCGGCTGAACCGGCCGTTCCTGCTGACGATCCTGTTCGCGACCAGCCTCCCCATCACCGCGATCATGGTGCCGGTCTACGCGCTCTTCGTGCGGGTGAACATGATCGACACCATGCAGGGGACGATCTTCTTCTTCGCCGCCTCGCAACTGCCCTTCGCCATCTGGCTGATGAAGAACTTCATGGACGGCGTGCCGAAGGAACTGGAGGAGGCGGCCTGGACGGACGGGGCGTCGTCCTTCCAGTCGCTGCTGCGGATCGTGCTGCCGCTGATGGGACCGGGCGTGGCGGTGGTGACCGTCTTCTCGTTCGTGATGATGTGGGGGAACTTCTTCGTCCCCTTCATGCTGCTGCTCTCCCCGGACCAGATGCCCGCCTCGGTCAGCATCAACGACTTCTTCGGCAACCGGGGCATGGTCGCGTACGGGCAACTGACGGCGTTCTCGATCGTCTACTCGACGCCGGTCGTCCTGCTGTACGTGCTGATCTCCCGGCGGCTCGGCGGGGGATTCGCGCTGGGCGGGGCGGTGAAGGGGTGA
- a CDS encoding carbohydrate ABC transporter permease encodes MTATAPGHAGPEVRKAPASPPSGARPGTVRRSLFRALPVSPAVVLLLLFLAGPIAYCVVIAFTDLQLTGQAEESFVGFDNFTRAFGDEAFLNAVWLTLVFTVLSSLIGQNTLGLALASLMQRASKPVRTLTGGIVVTAWVLPEVVAGFLLYAFFRREGTLNAVLDWLHLPSQNWLFTLPILAVSFANVWRGTAFSMLVYSAALNEIPKEVTEAAEVDGASGWRRMWHITLPMIRRSIGTNLMLNTLQTLSVFGLIWVMTRGGPSGKSQTLPLFMYEQAFQNSLIGYGTAVALLLLLIGSLFSVVYLRLLRTEV; translated from the coding sequence GTGACGGCCACCGCGCCGGGGCACGCCGGGCCGGAGGTGCGGAAAGCGCCCGCGTCTCCGCCCTCCGGTGCCCGGCCCGGCACCGTACGGCGCTCCCTCTTCCGCGCCCTGCCCGTCTCCCCCGCCGTCGTCCTGCTGCTGCTCTTCCTGGCCGGCCCGATCGCCTACTGCGTCGTCATCGCCTTCACCGACCTCCAGCTCACCGGGCAGGCCGAGGAGTCCTTCGTCGGGTTCGACAACTTCACCCGCGCCTTCGGGGACGAGGCGTTCCTCAACGCCGTCTGGCTGACGCTGGTGTTCACCGTGCTGTCCTCGCTGATCGGGCAGAACACCCTGGGCCTTGCGCTGGCCTCGCTGATGCAGCGGGCGTCGAAGCCGGTCCGCACGCTCACCGGTGGCATCGTTGTCACGGCGTGGGTGCTGCCGGAGGTGGTGGCGGGCTTCCTGCTCTACGCCTTCTTCCGCCGCGAGGGCACCCTCAACGCCGTCCTGGACTGGCTCCACCTCCCCTCCCAGAACTGGCTGTTCACCCTGCCGATCCTCGCGGTGTCCTTCGCCAACGTGTGGCGCGGCACGGCGTTCTCGATGCTGGTGTACTCGGCCGCGCTGAACGAGATCCCCAAGGAGGTCACCGAGGCCGCCGAGGTCGACGGCGCGAGCGGCTGGCGCCGGATGTGGCACATCACGCTGCCGATGATCCGGCGCTCCATCGGCACCAACCTCATGCTCAACACCCTGCAGACCCTGTCGGTCTTCGGGCTGATCTGGGTGATGACGCGGGGCGGGCCGAGCGGCAAGAGCCAGACGCTGCCGCTGTTCATGTACGAGCAGGCCTTCCAGAACAGCCTGATCGGGTACGGCACGGCGGTGGCGCTGCTGCTGTTGCTGATCGGCTCGCTGTTCTCGGTCGTGTACCTGCGCCTGCTGCGGACGGAGGTCTGA
- a CDS encoding ATP-dependent 6-phosphofructokinase: MRIGVLTAGGDCPGLNAVIRSVVHRAVDNYGDEVIGFEDGYAGLLDGRYRTLDLNAVSGILARGGTILGSSRLERDRLREACENAGDMIQNFGIDALIPIGGEGTLTAARMLSDAGLPVVGVPKTIDNDISSTDRTFGFDTAVGVATEAMDRLKTTAESHQRVMVVEVMGRHAGWIALESGMAAGAHGICLPERPFDPADLVKMVEERFARGKKFAVVCVAEGAHPAQGSMDYGKGAIDKFGHERFQGIGTALAFELERRLGKEAKPVILGHVQRGGVPTAYDRVLATRFGWHAVEAAHRGDFGRMTALRGTDVVMVPLAEAVTELKTVPKDRMDEAESVF; encoded by the coding sequence ATGCGTATCGGAGTTCTCACCGCAGGCGGCGACTGCCCCGGCCTGAACGCAGTGATCCGGTCGGTCGTGCACCGAGCGGTCGACAACTACGGCGACGAGGTCATCGGCTTCGAGGACGGCTACGCGGGCCTGCTGGACGGCCGTTACCGCACCCTCGACCTCAACGCCGTCAGCGGCATCCTCGCCCGCGGCGGCACCATCCTCGGCTCCTCCCGGCTGGAGCGCGACCGGCTCCGCGAGGCCTGCGAGAACGCCGGCGACATGATCCAGAACTTCGGCATCGACGCCCTGATCCCGATCGGCGGCGAGGGCACGCTCACGGCCGCCCGGATGCTGTCCGACGCGGGTCTGCCCGTCGTCGGCGTGCCGAAGACCATCGACAACGACATCTCCTCCACCGACCGCACCTTCGGCTTCGACACCGCCGTCGGCGTGGCCACCGAGGCGATGGACCGCCTCAAGACCACCGCCGAGTCCCACCAGCGTGTGATGGTCGTCGAGGTCATGGGCCGGCACGCCGGCTGGATCGCCCTGGAGTCCGGCATGGCCGCCGGCGCCCACGGCATCTGCCTGCCCGAGCGCCCCTTCGACCCCGCCGACCTGGTCAAGATGGTCGAGGAGCGCTTCGCCCGCGGCAAGAAGTTCGCCGTCGTCTGCGTCGCCGAGGGCGCCCACCCCGCCCAGGGCTCCATGGACTACGGCAAGGGCGCCATCGACAAGTTCGGCCACGAGCGCTTCCAGGGCATCGGCACCGCCCTCGCCTTCGAGCTGGAGCGCAGGCTCGGCAAGGAGGCCAAGCCGGTCATCCTCGGCCATGTCCAGCGCGGCGGCGTACCCACCGCGTACGACCGTGTCCTCGCCACCCGCTTCGGCTGGCACGCGGTGGAGGCCGCGCACCGGGGCGACTTCGGCCGGATGACGGCGCTGCGCGGCACGGACGTCGTGATGGTGCCGCTGGCGGAGGCCGTGACCGAGCTGAAGACGGTGCCGAAGGACCGGATGGACGAGGCCGAGTCGGTCTTCTAG
- a CDS encoding 5'-methylthioadenosine/S-adenosylhomocysteine nucleosidase: MTMPDIQPTVLVLTALPLEYAAVRAHVEEREERVHRDGTRVEVGRLTSASWHVALAELGMGAERAGVLTTQLIDWLRPEAVLFVGVAGSLKDDVGIGDVVVGTQVYEIHGGKQAPEGFLVRPKALPGSHALEQAARSAVRDMPGVRAHFVPIATGDVVLADAECDIARFIRRNYNDAGAIEMEGSGALQAAHLSGQLNALVIRGISDRADAQKHEADAAGAQQRAAERAAAVTVAVLRKHRPREGSSDSGEERQGATYGGDHIDFRGGTFHGPVTGKGDGRR; this comes from the coding sequence ATGACTATGCCGGACATCCAGCCCACCGTTCTGGTGCTGACCGCACTGCCGCTCGAATACGCCGCGGTCCGCGCGCACGTGGAGGAGCGGGAGGAGCGGGTGCACCGGGACGGGACCCGGGTCGAAGTGGGCCGGCTGACGTCGGCTTCCTGGCACGTCGCCCTCGCCGAGCTGGGCATGGGCGCCGAGCGGGCCGGCGTCCTCACCACCCAGCTCATCGACTGGCTGCGCCCCGAGGCCGTACTGTTCGTCGGCGTCGCGGGCAGCCTGAAGGACGACGTCGGGATCGGCGACGTCGTCGTGGGCACGCAGGTGTATGAGATCCACGGCGGCAAGCAGGCCCCGGAGGGCTTCCTGGTCCGGCCGAAGGCACTGCCGGGTTCGCACGCGCTGGAGCAGGCGGCCCGTTCCGCCGTGCGGGACATGCCCGGCGTACGGGCGCACTTCGTGCCGATCGCCACGGGGGACGTCGTCCTGGCGGACGCCGAGTGCGACATCGCCCGGTTCATCCGCCGGAACTACAACGACGCGGGCGCGATCGAGATGGAGGGCTCGGGCGCCCTCCAGGCGGCCCACCTGAGCGGCCAACTGAACGCCCTGGTCATCAGGGGCATCAGCGACCGGGCCGACGCCCAGAAGCACGAGGCCGATGCCGCGGGGGCGCAGCAGCGCGCCGCCGAGCGGGCCGCGGCGGTGACGGTGGCGGTGTTGCGCAAGCACCGGCCCCGGGAGGGTTCCTCCGACTCCGGGGAGGAGCGTCAGGGAGCGACGTACGGCGGAGACCACATCGACTTCCGGGGCGGCACCTTCCACGGCCCCGTCACCGGTAAGGGCGACGGACGACGGTAG
- the pta gene encoding phosphate acetyltransferase — protein MTRSVYVTGIDRGDGRQVVELGVMELLTRQVDRVGVFRPLVHDGPDRLFELLRSRYRLSQDPATVYGMDYQEASALQAEQGVDELVSALVDRFHLVARDYDVVLVLGTDYADTQFPDELSLNARLANEFGASVLPVVGGRGQSAESVLAETRNAFRAYDGLGCDVLAMVTNRVAREDRDEIAERVEHRLPVPCWVVPDEPALSAPTVSQIAHALGATVVLGDDSGLARDALDFVFGGAMLPNLLAALTPGCLVITPGDRADLVVGTLAAHSAGTPPIAGVLLTLDEVPGEGILTLAARLAPGTPVLSVPGTSFPTAAQLFSLEGKLNAAAPRKAETALGLFERCVDTAELSRRVSAPSGDRVTPMMFEHKLLEQARSDLRRVVLPEGTEERVLHAAEVLLRRGVCELTLLGPIEQIRKKAADLGIDLAGAELIDPSVSELRDSFAEKYAALRAHRGVTVELAYDVVSDVNYFGTLMVQEGFADGMVSGSVHSTAATIRPAFEIIKTKPDAAIVSSVFFMCLADKVLVYGDCAVNPDPDAEQLADIATQSAATAARFGVEPRIAMLSYSTGTSGSGADVDKVREATELVRSRRPDLSIEGPIQYDAAVEPSVAATKMPGSAVAGQASVLIFPDLNTGNNTYKAVQRSAGAIAVGPVLQGLRKPVNDLSRGALVQDIVNTVAITAIQAQQSPSEKASDL, from the coding sequence GTGACGCGCAGCGTGTACGTGACCGGTATCGACCGCGGCGACGGCCGTCAGGTCGTCGAGCTGGGGGTCATGGAACTCCTGACCCGGCAGGTCGACCGGGTCGGCGTCTTCCGTCCCCTGGTCCACGACGGGCCCGACCGGCTCTTCGAGCTGCTGCGCTCCCGCTACCGGCTCTCGCAGGACCCGGCGACGGTGTACGGCATGGACTACCAGGAGGCGTCCGCCCTCCAGGCCGAACAGGGCGTGGACGAACTGGTGTCCGCGCTGGTCGACCGGTTCCACCTGGTCGCGCGGGACTACGACGTCGTCCTCGTCCTCGGCACCGACTACGCCGACACCCAGTTCCCGGACGAGCTGTCGCTGAACGCGCGGCTCGCCAACGAGTTCGGCGCCTCCGTCCTCCCCGTCGTCGGCGGCCGCGGGCAGAGTGCCGAGTCGGTGCTCGCCGAGACCCGCAACGCCTTCCGCGCCTACGACGGGCTCGGCTGCGACGTCCTGGCCATGGTGACCAACCGGGTCGCCCGCGAGGACCGGGACGAGATCGCCGAGCGGGTCGAGCACCGGCTGCCGGTGCCGTGCTGGGTGGTGCCGGACGAGCCCGCCCTCTCCGCACCGACGGTCTCCCAGATCGCGCACGCCCTCGGCGCCACGGTGGTCCTCGGCGACGACTCCGGGCTCGCCCGCGACGCGCTGGACTTCGTCTTCGGCGGGGCCATGCTGCCCAACCTGCTGGCCGCCCTGACCCCGGGCTGCCTGGTGATCACCCCGGGCGACCGCGCCGACCTGGTGGTCGGCACGCTGGCCGCGCACAGCGCCGGCACCCCGCCGATAGCCGGCGTGCTCCTGACCCTGGACGAGGTGCCCGGCGAGGGCATCCTCACCCTCGCCGCCCGGCTGGCCCCGGGCACACCGGTGCTCTCGGTGCCGGGCACCAGCTTCCCCACCGCCGCGCAGCTGTTCTCCCTGGAGGGCAAGCTCAACGCGGCCGCCCCGCGCAAGGCCGAGACCGCCCTCGGCCTGTTCGAGCGCTGCGTGGACACCGCCGAGCTCAGCCGGCGGGTCTCCGCGCCCAGCGGCGACCGCGTCACGCCGATGATGTTCGAGCACAAGCTGCTCGAACAGGCCCGCTCCGACCTGCGCCGGGTCGTCCTGCCCGAGGGCACCGAGGAGCGGGTGCTGCACGCGGCGGAGGTGCTGCTGCGCCGCGGCGTGTGCGAGCTGACGCTGCTCGGTCCCATCGAGCAGATCCGCAAGAAGGCCGCCGACCTGGGCATCGACCTCGCCGGCGCCGAGCTGATCGACCCGTCCGTCAGCGAGCTGCGCGACTCCTTCGCCGAGAAGTACGCCGCCCTGCGCGCCCACAGGGGCGTGACCGTGGAGCTGGCGTACGACGTGGTCTCCGACGTGAACTACTTCGGCACGCTGATGGTGCAGGAGGGCTTCGCCGACGGCATGGTGTCGGGCTCGGTGCACTCGACCGCGGCGACGATCCGCCCGGCCTTCGAGATCATCAAGACGAAGCCGGACGCCGCGATCGTCTCCTCGGTCTTCTTCATGTGCCTGGCCGACAAGGTCCTGGTCTACGGCGACTGCGCGGTCAACCCGGACCCGGACGCCGAGCAGCTCGCCGACATCGCGACGCAGTCGGCGGCGACGGCGGCGCGGTTCGGGGTGGAGCCGCGGATCGCGATGCTGTCGTACTCGACGGGCACGTCCGGCAGCGGCGCCGACGTCGACAAGGTGCGCGAGGCCACCGAGCTGGTCCGCTCACGCCGCCCGGACCTCAGCATCGAGGGGCCGATCCAGTACGACGCCGCGGTCGAGCCGTCCGTGGCCGCGACCAAGATGCCCGGCTCGGCGGTCGCCGGGCAGGCCAGCGTGCTGATCTTCCCCGACCTGAACACCGGCAACAACACGTACAAGGCGGTGCAGCGCTCGGCCGGCGCCATCGCGGTCGGCCCGGTGCTCCAGGGGCTGCGCAAGCCGGTCAACGACCTGTCGCGGGGCGCGCTCGTGCAGGACATCGTCAACACCGTCGCCATCACGGCGATCCAGGCCCAGCAGTCCCCGAGCGAGAAGGCGTCCGACCTGTGA
- a CDS encoding extracellular solute-binding protein: MPVRPTVRFTALFTLTALASTTLAACGSGSGSDPDTVKVSFKQSTDNSIKVMDTYLGDVKKQFEKANPGKKVELVPIKAPDSEYYTKLQQMLRSPKTAPDLVYEDTFLINSDITSGYLMPLDDYLAEWKDWDQFIDTAKAAAKGEDGKTYGVPDGTDTRGLWFSKDVFARAGLPADWQPRTWDEVLDAARTIKEKVPGVTPINVYTGKPAGEMATMQGFEMLLYGTGDGGADPLYDKGSKKWITAGQGFRDSLGFVETVYKEKLGPEVSDALDPNFSTRIRGELLPQGKLGIALDGSWLPQDWLAGSGHEWPEWSKELGLAAMPTQHGQAPGRVSMSGGWTWSIPAKAGNPDLAFEFVKTMQTKANAQKWYVANSGISVREDVAKDPAYVAAQPGIEFFTDLVADTHYRPAYPAYPKVSVAVQEAMEGVTTGDTSVEEAARGYDEALKEATGNQVVSR, from the coding sequence ATGCCCGTGCGCCCCACCGTCCGGTTCACCGCCCTGTTCACCCTCACCGCGCTCGCCTCCACCACCCTCGCCGCCTGCGGAAGCGGCTCCGGCAGTGATCCGGACACGGTGAAGGTCTCCTTCAAGCAGTCGACGGACAACTCCATCAAGGTGATGGACACCTACCTCGGCGACGTCAAGAAGCAGTTCGAGAAGGCCAACCCGGGGAAGAAGGTCGAGCTGGTGCCGATCAAGGCGCCGGACTCGGAGTACTACACCAAGCTCCAGCAGATGCTGCGCTCCCCCAAGACCGCGCCCGACCTGGTCTACGAGGACACCTTCCTCATCAACTCCGACATCACCAGCGGGTACCTGATGCCGCTGGACGACTACCTCGCCGAGTGGAAGGACTGGGACCAGTTCATCGACACGGCGAAGGCCGCGGCCAAGGGCGAGGACGGCAAGACGTACGGCGTGCCGGACGGCACCGACACCCGCGGGCTCTGGTTCAGCAAGGACGTGTTCGCCAGGGCCGGGCTGCCCGCCGACTGGCAGCCGAGGACCTGGGACGAGGTCCTCGACGCGGCCCGCACCATCAAGGAGAAGGTCCCCGGCGTCACGCCGATCAACGTCTACACGGGCAAACCCGCCGGTGAGATGGCCACCATGCAGGGCTTCGAGATGCTGCTGTACGGGACGGGGGACGGGGGCGCCGATCCCCTGTACGACAAGGGGAGCAAGAAGTGGATCACGGCGGGGCAGGGGTTCAGGGACTCCCTCGGCTTCGTGGAGACGGTGTACAAGGAGAAGCTCGGCCCGGAGGTCTCCGACGCCCTCGACCCCAACTTCTCCACGCGGATCCGCGGTGAGCTGCTGCCGCAGGGCAAGCTCGGGATCGCGCTCGACGGCTCCTGGCTGCCGCAGGACTGGCTGGCGGGCAGCGGGCACGAGTGGCCCGAGTGGTCGAAGGAGCTGGGGCTCGCCGCCATGCCCACGCAGCACGGGCAGGCGCCCGGCAGGGTGAGCATGTCCGGCGGCTGGACCTGGTCGATCCCGGCCAAGGCGGGCAACCCCGACCTGGCGTTCGAGTTCGTCAAGACGATGCAGACCAAGGCCAACGCCCAGAAGTGGTACGTCGCCAACTCGGGCATCTCGGTCCGCGAGGACGTCGCGAAGGACCCCGCCTACGTCGCCGCCCAGCCCGGCATCGAGTTCTTCACCGACCTCGTCGCCGACACCCACTACCGGCCCGCCTACCCGGCGTACCCGAAGGTGTCCGTCGCCGTCCAGGAGGCCATGGAGGGCGTGACGACCGGTGACACGTCGGTCGAGGAGGCGGCGCGCGGCTACGACGAGGCGCTCAAGGAGGCCACCGGCAACCAGGTGGTGAGCAGGTGA